A genomic window from Betta splendens chromosome 17, fBetSpl5.4, whole genome shotgun sequence includes:
- the efcab14 gene encoding EF-hand calcium-binding domain-containing protein 14 — protein sequence MKKRKELNALIGLGDSKRKKTKKGTGHRLLRTEPPDSESESSSDDDEFSNLSSGANFGKRSYVQCCNVCYPLFLFIILAACVMACAGLIWMQIALKEDLDSLKEKMHSMESSQKVSSSEIPKLSEDLKNKERKLDGIENGDKGLGKLWSNLTEMNRKINVLDTAVNHLKANLKSAADLISLPTTIEELQKSVATIGSTLTSVQHDVKTMQTALENKKTDDELKKTMDMTDLRKTVTEANKTEAQHHTWTNEQIHILLSAVTDLRQRVASLENGSDQSDNAAAQLSPSPTTEMVEDAATTKVTTGELSTPPADLQTSRHPRFLTRSKRNAESRCPKKVSLPGVGSLKDLEDIFKQAGVGCNSLGLTYQDLTKVCGAATPSKRSLECFDDDRDRRYSLMELKTAVGL from the exons atgaaaaagaggaaggagCTGAATGCCCTGATCGGACTTGGGGATAGTAAAAGAAAGAAGACTAAGAAGGGCACCGGGCACCGACTTCTCCGAACCGAGCCGCCGGATTCGGAATCTGAGTCGAGCTCGGACGACGACGAATTCAGCAACCTGAGCAGCGGAGCTAACTTTGGGAA AAGAAGCTATGTACAGTGCTGCAATGTGTGCTACCCCTTGTTTCTGTTCATCATACTAGCTGCCTGTGTAATGGCCTGTGCTGGACTCATATGGATGCAGATAGCCCTGAAAGAAGATCTAGACTCATTGAAAGAAAAGATGCACAGCA TGGAATCAAGCCAGAAGGTGTCATCAAGTGAAATACCAAAATTAAGCGAGGACTTGAAAAACAAGGAGAGAAAGCTTGATGGCATTGAAAACGGAGACAAGGGGTTGGGCAAACTGTGGTCAAACCTaacagaaatgaacagaaag ATTAATGTTCTAGACACTGCTGTTAACCATTTGAAGGCTAACTTGAAGTCAGCTGCTGACCTAATCAGCCTTCCCACAACAATTGAAGAGCTTCAAAAg AGTGTTGCTACAATTGGAAGCACACTAACAAGCGTCCAGCATGATGTGAAGACCATGCAGACTGCACTTGAGAATAAGAAAACAGACGATGAATTGAAGAAGACAATG GACATGACGGACCTGAGGAAAACAGTGACCGAGGCAAACAAGACTGAGGCGCAACACCACACATGGACTAATGAGCAGATTCACATTCTTCTCTCTGCAGTCACAGATCTTCGTCAGAGAGTGGCCTCATTAGAGAATGGGTCAGACCAAAGT GataatgcagcagctcagcttagtccaagtccaacaactgaaaTGGTTGAAGATGCTGCTACAACCAAAGTGACAACTGGAG AGCTGTCCACCCCACCGGCAGATCTACAGACAAGCAGGCATCCACGCTTCCTAACCCGCTCCAAGAGAAACGCCGAGTCAAGATGCCCAAAGAAGGTCTCCCTGCCTGGCGTCGGTTCTCTGAAAG ACTTGGAAGACATTTTCAAGCAGGCAGGTGTTGGATGTAATTCACTTGGCTTGACTTATCAAGACCTGACAAAAGTTTGTGGAGCAGCGACTCCCAGCAAGCGTTCTCTGGAATGCTTTGACGATGACAGGGATCGGAGGTACTCCTTGATGGAATTGAAGACTGCTGTTGGTTTGTAA
- the znf830 gene encoding zinc finger protein 830 → MASSKKGKKVVNQEELRRLMREKQRQASDKKRVESPFAKYSSLGHLSCVLCNVQVKSELLWPAHVLGKQHKEKVAELKEAKTQPVAPQSQAVKRKAPDNEDVNGKKQKPAPAAGQSGLPGDFFAKPSGRAPVSTQTSAGLSLLAGVYDEDEDDGGHEEGAGSSDPPPQKAEAAGLPADFFDSSIPSTTAISHSGSILKADVPEKSAEKKENTAEALPEGFFDDPIRDAKVRNVDAPKDHMDKEWEEFQKEIRQVNTKSDAIVAEEDEEGRLERQIDEIDEQIECYKRVELLRDKRDVMKCKPLSQKEEQMETDGNTEDKEEDEEELLGLLSRDWRAKGALA, encoded by the coding sequence ATGGCGAGCTccaagaaaggaaagaaagttGTGAATCAAGAAGAACTCCGGCGCTTGATGCGTGAAAAGCAAAGGCAGGCGTCCGATAAGAAGCGCGTCGAGTCTCCTTTTGCTAAATACAGCAGCCTCGGGCACCTCAGTTGTGTCCTGTGCAATGTGCAGGTGAAGTCGGAACTACTGTGGCCGGCTCATGTTCTTGgaaaacagcacaaagagaaAGTCGCTGAGCTGAAGGAAGCAAAGACTCAACCGGTGGCACCACAGAGTCAGGCAGTTAAGAGGAAAGCGCCGGATAACGAGGACGTTAACGGGAAAAAACAGaagcctgctccagctgcaggacagtCAGGGCTGCCAGGGGATTTTTTTGCGAAACCCAGTGGAAGGGCTCCTGTTTCTACGCAAACGTCTGCAGGGTTGAGTCTGTTAGCTGGCGTctatgatgaggatgaggatgatggtgGTCATGAGGAAGGAGCAGGGAGCTCAGATCCCCCTCCTCAGAaggctgaagctgcaggtttgCCTGCCGATTTCTTTGACAGCTCTATCCCATCTACAACCGCCATCTCCCACTCTGGATCCATCCTCAAGGCAGATGTGCCGGAGAAAAGcgctgaaaagaaagaaaacacagccgAGGCGCTGCCAGAGGGCTTCTTCGATGATCCAATAAGAGATGCCAAAGTGCGTAATGTCGACGCGCCGAAAGATCATATGGACAAGGAATGGGAGGAGTTTCAAAAGGAAATACGACAAGTTAACACAAAATCAGATGCCATCGTagcggaggaagacgaggagggcCGCCTAGAACGACAGATTGATGAGATCGATGAACAAATTGAGTGTTATAAGAGGGTTGAGCTGCTGAGAGACAAGCGTGATGTGATGAAGTGTAAACCTTTGTCCCAGAAAGAGGAACAAATGGAGACTGATGGCAACACTGAGgataaggaggaggatgaagaggagctgctggggcTTTTGTCCCGGGACTGGAGGGCTAAAGGGGCACTGGCATAA
- the LOC114845090 gene encoding ankyrin repeat domain-containing protein 13C-like — protein sequence MTGDKIRTMRKDHNKLNKNDEIMDTYDETSNGTISNGTSNHFKSNKAFQKSVKSSVLQQQLNANNINGNSSSVTTIVSDDNKNPIILISDNPEFPVHECVFKGDVRRLSSLIRTHSISQKDVHGNTPLHLAVMLGHKECALLLLAHNAPVKIKNAQGWSPLAEAISYGDRQMITAILRKLKQQSRESVEDKRPKLLKALRELGDFYLELHWDFQSWVPLLSRMLPSDACKIYKQGINIRLDTTLIDFTDMKCQRGDLSFIFNGDAAPSQSFVVLDNEAKVYQRIHHEESEMETEEEVDILMSSDVYSATLSTKSITFSRSQIGWLFREDKTERVGNFIADFYAVNGLVLESRKRREHLSEEDILRNKAIMESLSKGGSISEQNFEPVRRQSLTAPAPNTISWEEYITAEHGKPPHLGRELLCKESKKNFKATVAMSQDFPLGIESLLNVLEVIAPFKHFNKLREFVQMKLPPGFPVKLDIPVFPTITATVTFQEFRYDDFEESIFFIPADYKEDPSRFPDL from the exons ATGACGGGCGACAAGATACGCACCATGCGAAAGGACCAcaacaaactgaacaaaaatgaCGAGATAATGGACACGTACGATGAGACCTCAAACGGGACCATCTCTAACGGTACCAGTAATCATTTCAAGTCGAACAAGGCTTTTCAGAAATCCGTTAAAAGCTCGGTTCTGCAACAGCAGCTTAATGCGAACAACATCAACGGCAATTCATCATCAGTTACTACCATAGTCAGTGATGACAACAAGAACCCAATAATCTTGATAAGTGACAACCCCGAGTTCCCTGTGCACGAATGCGTGTTCAAGGGTGACGTGCGTCGCCTCTCCTCTCTCATCAGGACCCACAGCATCTCTCAGAAAGACGTGCATG GGAATACGCCCCTTCATCTGGCAGTCATGTTGGGCCACAAAG aaTGTGCCCTTCTTCTCTTGGCCCACAATGCACCTGTGAAGATAAAAAATGCACAGGGATGGAGTCCTTTAGCCGAAGCCATCAGCTACGGTGACAGACAGATGA ttaCAGCAATACTACGGAAGTTAAAGCAGCAGTCCAGGGAGAGTGTGGAAGATAAGAGGCCAAAATTACTGAAGGCTCTCAGGGAG CTTGGTGACTTTTATCTGGAGCTGCATTGGGACTTTCAGAGCTGGG TGCCTTTGTTGTCCCGGATGTTGCCTTCTGATGCTTGTAAAATCTACAAGCAGGGCATCAACATCAG ACTTGACACCACTCTCATAGATTTTACTGATATGAAATGCCAGCGTGGGGATCTTAGCTTCATTTTCAATGGCGACGCAGCACCCTCCCAGTCCTTTGTGGTTCTAGATAATGAAGCAAAAGTGTACCAAAGAATACACCACGAG GAGTCAGAGATGGAAACCGAAGAAGAAGTGGACATCCTGATGAGCAGTGACGTGTACTCCGCAACTCTGTCTACAAAGTCCATCACCTTTTCACGTAGTCAGATTGGCTGGCTTTTCAGAGAGGATAAAACA GAGAGGGTTGGAAACTTCATAGCTGACTTCTATGCAGTGAACGGCCTGGTGCTGGAGTCGAGAAAACGGCGGGAGCACCTCAGTGAGGAGGACATTCTGAGGAACAAAGCCATCATGGAGAGCTTAAGCAAAGGAGGTAGCATCAGTGAACAGAACTTTGAG CCTGTGAGGAGGCAGTCTCTCACTGCTCCAGCGCCCAACACAATTTCCTGGGAAGAGTACATCACTGCTGAGCATGGAAA GCCACCTCATCTTGGGAGAGAACTTCTATGTAAGGAAAGCAAGAAAAACTTCAAAGCTACTGTAGCCATGAGCCAGGATTTCCCTTTAGGCATTGAGTC ATTACTGAATGTCTTGGAGGTCATAGCCCCATTCAAGCACTTCAACAAGCTCAGAGAGTTTGTTCAGATGAAACTTCCTCCTGGCTTTCCTGTCAAACTCG ACATCCCCGTCTTCCCTACAATCACTGCAACTGTCACCTTTCAAGAATTTCGCTATGATGATTTTGAGGAGTCTATTTTTTTCATCCCTGCTGACTACAAAGAGGACCCCAGTCGgttccctgacctttga